The Legionella lansingensis DNA window ATGGGTGGTATAAAGTAAAAGCTCGACAAACTGCACTGAATATAACCGCGGTGAAGCATAGCACGCTTTACAAAGAAAAATGACATGGAATGTGCCTTTAAAGCCCCAAAACAAGAATGCATGCCAAAACGCATAAATAAACCCCAAAGACTCAAGGGATTGATACCAAAAAAAATAATGTAGCCCATTGGTTTTAAAATACGATCGAGTTCATCAATAGGATTTTTCTTATGAGTAAAGGCTTGTAAAGTCAATGGGGCTATTATGCAGTCAACACTGTTTCTATCCAAAGACAAAGAATTAAAGTCCGTTATGACTTCACTACCGGGACTGTAATAAGGGGTAGCTAACCATTTATGGCGATAATGCAGTGAATTCAACCAAAGATTATCCCCGCAATCACCCAGTTGCAGTAAAGTCTCCCCATACAAAAACTCAGTTAAGGGGGTTAATTCACCCACAAAGGCACGCGCAACATGAAGACCTTGGCTAGTCTTAAACCAGTCACGAAGGGCTTGAAATCTATTTTTCTCATCCTCAAAAGACAAAATCGTGGCCCATGTTCATGCAAATTATCTTTTGTACCATACAGTTACGCTAAGCAGCAAGTCCACTATCCAACTACTTGGATTGTATTTTATAAATTGTGTGAAAAATAAACAAATCGCATCAGATCGACGTTTTCTTCTGCTCTAAAAAAGACAATAGGTTATCAATCTCGGCAATTAGGTTGACATCAACAAACCTGCCTCCATCCATATTTTCAGCAGCTGCAAGTAACTTCAGATTAATATCGTCCCGCCAATTTTTAAGAGCGGTGATTTGTTCTTCTATCGTCATTTCCTCATCTGCTAATATCGAAGAGGGCTCACTGTAGTAACGTGGTGGATCTGCGATACGGTCACCATGCTCTATCATCTCTCCTCCTTTGTTTTTATTGGTTTTTTAGTTGTTAGTATAAGTCTAGCATATTGCGAACTTATCTTACTGCATAATCTCTTTTTTTGAGGTATAGTGATGACTGCAAAATAATAGCAAAGTCCTCATTATGGAAATTCAGGAAGAACAATTTTTACACCCAATTTCTCAGCTATTGGTTCAAACAAATTTTTTTACTGAGATAAAAAT harbors:
- a CDS encoding methyltransferase domain-containing protein, with product MSFEDEKNRFQALRDWFKTSQGLHVARAFVGELTPLTEFLYGETLLQLGDCGDNLWLNSLHYRHKWLATPYYSPGSEVITDFNSLSLDRNSVDCIIAPLTLQAFTHKKNPIDELDRILKPMGYIIFFGINPLSLWGLFMRFGMHSCFGALKAHSMSFFFVKRAMLHRGYIQCSLSSFYFIPPIYQEKWIHHLEFLNEVGKMMWPCPAGFYCLVMQKLEEGHTDFLPEAIEEELLDRERLPLQTSCRHDYLKDNSV